Genomic segment of Passer domesticus isolate bPasDom1 chromosome 4, bPasDom1.hap1, whole genome shotgun sequence:
AATCTGCCCCCACCACAGCCCACCTCTGACCCCTGGCTCTGCCTTCACCTCCAGTCCAGGTGGGGAAGCTCAGCCAGGATGTGGTGGTGCGATGTGACACTTCAGAGCAGCACATCTACTGGACGCTGAACGGGGACGAGGAGCCCATGGCCGAGCTGGTGCCCGAGGGCCAGAAGCTCACCATCCTCGGCTTGGACCTGCCAGCCACTGGCAACtacagctgctgggctggccctgTCCTGCTGGACTCCACCTACGTGGTGGTCAGCAGCTCCCGTacggaggggctggggcagcgggGGTGATGAGGCAGGGGGTGGAGGGCTGAGCGCCGGGAGATTCTCCTGCCCGGCCTGTGACACGGGGGCTGTGCGGCCGGGGGCAGCCCCTTGCAGGGAGGGGGACTTCGTGCAGCCCCTGAGCCGCCACCCCTCAATCCCTCAGGCGATGAGGAGATCAACGTGTCCTGCCAGGCTGAGTCCTACAACGGCTCCTTCCGCTGCTCCTGGCCCGGGCCGCCCTCTGCCGTGTTCCGTGCCCGCCTCGTACGCAGGTGGgtgccccgggaccccccaaagcCCCGGCAGCACCGCGGGCACCCCGCCCTAAGGGCTGCCCGCTCCTCCCTCCCCGCAGCGACGGCTCCGTGGGGCCCTGGGTGCCGGTGGCCGGCGAGCACGGCCGCTTCAACACCAGCCTGGCAGACCCCCTGTTCTGCCCCTTCGGAGAGGAGCTGCGCCCGCTGCAGCTGCACCTGGAGGGGCTCTCGGACACCTCCCACCTCAACCTGTCCAGGCACTTCTTCCTGCGCGACATCGGTGAGCTCAGGGGCGGCGGGGTGGGGGCgtccaggaggagctgcaggctcCGGGGGGAGGGTCTCAGCCCCTGTTCTGAGCCCCTCTGTCCGCAGTGCGTCCTGATCCGCCCCAGGAGCTGATCCTGCGGCAGCGGGGGGAGCAGCTCCACCTGGCCTGGGCCCCCCCGGCCTCCTGGCCGCTCCCCAGGTCCTACTTTGCACTGCTCTACCATCTGCAGTACGAGCTCCGCAACGGCACCCAGGTATCGGGGGGAGGGGTCTCTGCCCAGGGGGACCCTGCACAGgctgccccatgtccccaccctgccccgtgcccaCCCTGCCCCATCCCCGACCCCTCGCTGTGCCTGGGAAGATGCTCAGCCATGGCCCCTCCTCACTCTGCT
This window contains:
- the LOC135299732 gene encoding interleukin-12 subunit beta-like, whose translation is MLLPGLGALPWLAVPLSWGMAALPCPFPAQMLVLVALVLLVVPAEPLTAFPPKFQVGKLSQDVVVRCDTSEQHIYWTLNGDEEPMAELVPEGQKLTILGLDLPATGNYSCWAGPVLLDSTYVVVSSSRDEEINVSCQAESYNGSFRCSWPGPPSAVFRARLVRSDGSVGPWVPVAGEHGRFNTSLADPLFCPFGEELRPLQLHLEGLSDTSHLNLSRHFFLRDIVRPDPPQELILRQRGEQLHLAWAPPASWPLPRSYFALLYHLQYELRNGTQVEQFVEGAEETPVPAGAGRVRISCRDPYNPPAWSPWSAWMDLDAPQ